A DNA window from Acetobacter aceti NBRC 14818 contains the following coding sequences:
- a CDS encoding oleate hydratase: MRYAHSNFEAFARPVKPEGVENRSAWIIGGGLGGMAAAAFLIRDAQMTPSKITILEASDADGGALDGAGNAETGWLIRGGREMEEQFQCLWDLYRSIPSLEVPDASVLDEFYHLNRVDPSSSPVRAMCGKGQPLPDRGSLTLTGKARREIIALILADEEKLAGKTITDMLSADFMKSNFWLFWRSMFAFEPWHSAIEMKRYLARFVHQILGLKDLHTLKFTKYNQQESLSKPLATWLADQGVVFRHGVQVTNVAVDTSGGKKVATHIDWLESGTEAGVDLGPNELVFVTNGSMVENSQWGDHHTVAPIDTTIKDGSIWQLWRNIAAQDPAFGRPDVFCGDTTKSRWLSATVTTQDARIPDLVHTVTGRDPFSGRTVTGGPITIQDSAWLMSWVVSRQPHFKGQPKGQMVAWLYGLFSDVPGNYVRKPMQDCTGEEITQEWLFHMGVPADQIENMAAKGAITHPCMMPFITAQFMPRSPGDRPKVVPDGSVNLAFLGQFAETPRDTVFTTEYSVRTAMEAVYTLLNVDRAVPEVFSSVYDIRMLLQAAAELRDGKKVPASGLLRHLTDGTEIDDLLERYGLI; the protein is encoded by the coding sequence ATGAGATACGCCCACAGCAATTTCGAAGCCTTTGCCCGTCCCGTAAAACCCGAAGGCGTGGAAAACCGATCGGCATGGATCATCGGCGGTGGACTGGGCGGCATGGCAGCGGCGGCGTTCCTGATCCGCGATGCACAGATGACGCCTTCAAAGATCACAATTCTTGAAGCATCGGACGCCGACGGTGGAGCACTGGATGGCGCAGGCAATGCGGAAACCGGCTGGCTGATCCGTGGTGGTCGGGAGATGGAGGAACAGTTTCAGTGCCTGTGGGATTTGTATCGTTCGATCCCTTCGCTGGAAGTGCCGGACGCCTCGGTCCTTGATGAATTCTACCATCTCAACCGCGTCGATCCCAGCAGCAGTCCGGTGCGGGCGATGTGCGGAAAGGGCCAGCCTCTGCCGGATCGGGGCAGCCTGACGCTGACCGGCAAGGCGCGACGGGAGATCATCGCGCTCATTCTTGCGGATGAAGAGAAGCTCGCAGGCAAGACCATCACCGACATGCTGTCCGCCGACTTCATGAAATCGAATTTCTGGCTGTTCTGGCGCTCGATGTTCGCCTTCGAGCCTTGGCACAGCGCGATTGAGATGAAGCGCTATCTTGCCCGTTTCGTGCATCAGATTCTCGGACTGAAGGATCTGCACACTCTAAAATTTACCAAATACAATCAGCAGGAATCGCTGAGCAAACCACTGGCGACATGGCTTGCCGATCAAGGTGTGGTGTTTCGCCATGGGGTGCAGGTGACGAATGTCGCTGTTGACACTTCGGGTGGAAAGAAAGTCGCAACCCATATCGACTGGCTGGAAAGCGGCACGGAAGCTGGCGTCGATCTTGGTCCGAATGAGCTGGTTTTTGTCACCAACGGTTCGATGGTGGAGAATTCCCAGTGGGGTGACCACCATACCGTCGCACCGATCGATACGACCATCAAGGATGGCAGCATCTGGCAGTTGTGGCGCAACATCGCGGCGCAGGACCCGGCGTTCGGACGTCCGGATGTATTCTGTGGCGACACCACAAAATCCCGCTGGTTGTCAGCAACTGTCACAACACAGGATGCGCGCATCCCCGACCTCGTGCATACAGTGACAGGTCGTGATCCGTTTTCCGGACGCACGGTCACCGGTGGTCCGATTACCATTCAGGATTCCGCGTGGCTGATGAGTTGGGTCGTTAGCCGTCAACCGCATTTCAAGGGTCAGCCGAAAGGCCAGATGGTAGCTTGGCTCTACGGACTGTTCAGCGATGTGCCCGGTAATTACGTCAGGAAGCCGATGCAGGACTGCACCGGCGAGGAGATCACGCAGGAGTGGTTGTTCCACATGGGCGTGCCCGCCGACCAGATTGAAAACATGGCGGCGAAGGGCGCGATCACGCATCCCTGCATGATGCCCTTCATCACCGCGCAGTTCATGCCGCGCTCACCCGGAGATCGCCCGAAAGTGGTGCCGGATGGCAGCGTCAACCTCGCCTTTCTCGGTCAGTTCGCCGAAACGCCACGCGACACCGTGTTCACCACGGAATACTCCGTCCGCACGGCGATGGAGGCGGTCTATACGCTACTCAATGTCGATCGTGCCGTTCCGGAAGTTTTCAGCAGTGTCTACGATATTCGAATGCTTCTACAGGCGGCGGCAGAATTGCGTGATGGAAAGAAGGTGCCCGCCTCCGGCCTGCTGCGTCATCTGACGGATGGGACGGAGATTGATGATCTGCTGGAGCGTTATGGGCTGATTTGA
- a CDS encoding dihydrodipicolinate synthase family protein: protein MSLFHGLSAFPITPANEHGVVDTDGVMRLTAYLSANGVDSIGLLGSTGTYAYLSRTERCRAVRAAVKAIEGKTPLIVGIGALRTDDAQNLARDAAAEGADGLLMAPVSYTPLTQEEAYQHYKAVAEVTSLPLCIYNNPSTTHFSFSRELLERLADVPNIAAVKMPAPAEGTVAQELAALRSSPVGKLAIGYSGDWIAAEALLAGCDGWFSVLGGFLPKLAKAMVTAACKGDVLAMRQYQQTLQPMWALFREFGSLRVAYAAINLLELSNAQPPSPLLPLPPKDQQRIAGALKACTATEYK, encoded by the coding sequence ATGTCGCTCTTTCACGGTCTCTCGGCTTTTCCCATTACGCCCGCCAATGAACATGGCGTGGTGGATACGGATGGTGTCATGCGCCTGACGGCGTATCTGTCGGCCAATGGGGTGGATTCCATCGGCCTGTTAGGTAGCACCGGAACTTATGCCTATCTGAGCCGTACCGAGCGGTGCCGTGCCGTCCGTGCTGCGGTCAAAGCAATAGAGGGTAAAACACCGCTGATCGTGGGGATCGGTGCGCTACGCACCGACGATGCCCAAAACCTTGCACGTGATGCGGCAGCCGAGGGTGCAGACGGCCTACTGATGGCTCCTGTGTCCTACACACCCCTGACGCAGGAAGAAGCCTATCAGCATTACAAAGCTGTGGCCGAGGTCACCTCCCTGCCGCTCTGCATCTACAACAATCCCAGTACGACCCATTTCAGCTTCAGCCGTGAACTGCTTGAACGGCTGGCAGACGTTCCCAATATTGCCGCCGTGAAAATGCCAGCTCCAGCAGAAGGCACGGTCGCACAGGAACTGGCTGCGCTACGGTCCAGTCCTGTTGGAAAGCTTGCCATCGGCTACAGTGGAGACTGGATTGCGGCGGAAGCCCTCCTGGCCGGATGTGATGGCTGGTTCAGTGTTCTGGGCGGTTTCCTGCCAAAGCTGGCAAAGGCGATGGTGACGGCCGCCTGTAAAGGCGACGTTCTTGCTATGAGACAATATCAGCAGACTCTGCAGCCGATGTGGGCGCTTTTCCGCGAGTTTGGAAGCTTGCGTGTTGCTTATGCTGCCATCAACCTTCTGGAACTATCGAACGCTCAGCCTCCCTCTCCACTTCTGCCACTACCGCCCAAAGACCAGCAGCGGATCGCTGGTGCTCTGAAGGCATGTACAGCAACCGAGTATAAATAA
- a CDS encoding c-type cytochrome, with translation MRRLRFALCLAVFPLVATAHAATPSDDLIRQGEYVARAADCAACHSVRGQPPFSGGVPFDLPMGRIYSPNITPDPDHGIGGDTEEQFARAIREGVRKDGASMYPAMPFPSYARLTDADVHALFVYFRYGVKPVATTPAASTIVWPLSMRWPLTMWRGMFAPTPRQAAAKTTQRSFPDPVLARGAYLVEGAGHCGACHTPRALSLQEKALTAADGDFYLSGGGSVDGWRPPSLRQENRIGLGRWSEDDIVAFLRGARASEGSAFGGMADAVQHGTQYLTDDDLHAIARYLRSLPARKAPDPVWKYDADTETALRRGDVSARGARVYVDHCAACHRDDGRGYPAVFPPLAGNPVVMDEQPDSLITLLFKGAIVPASHNAPSAFVMPPFAHVLSEQQMADVLSFIRGAWGNEASAVDVGTVRKLAPKGSDAGGVKMPLN, from the coding sequence ATGAGGAGGCTCCGCTTCGCGCTCTGTCTGGCCGTCTTTCCGCTCGTTGCGACAGCCCATGCTGCAACGCCCTCCGATGACCTGATCCGTCAGGGTGAATATGTCGCTCGTGCGGCGGATTGTGCGGCCTGTCACTCCGTCAGAGGACAGCCTCCGTTTTCGGGCGGTGTGCCGTTCGACCTGCCGATGGGGCGTATCTACAGTCCCAACATTACGCCTGATCCGGATCACGGCATTGGCGGTGATACGGAAGAGCAGTTCGCTCGCGCCATTCGTGAAGGCGTGCGGAAGGATGGGGCGTCGATGTATCCGGCCATGCCGTTTCCGTCTTACGCCCGCCTGACGGATGCGGATGTCCATGCGCTGTTCGTCTATTTTCGCTATGGCGTGAAGCCGGTGGCCACGACGCCGGCCGCCAGCACGATTGTCTGGCCGCTGTCCATGCGCTGGCCGCTGACCATGTGGCGCGGGATGTTCGCACCCACGCCCCGTCAGGCTGCGGCGAAGACAACACAGCGCTCCTTCCCCGACCCGGTTCTTGCCCGTGGGGCGTATCTCGTGGAAGGAGCGGGACATTGTGGCGCATGTCACACGCCGCGCGCGCTGAGCTTGCAGGAAAAAGCACTCACCGCAGCGGATGGCGACTTCTATCTGTCGGGCGGTGGTTCGGTGGATGGCTGGCGTCCGCCCTCGCTGCGTCAGGAAAACCGGATCGGTCTGGGACGCTGGTCGGAGGACGACATCGTCGCCTTCCTGCGTGGTGCCCGAGCTTCGGAGGGATCGGCTTTCGGAGGCATGGCGGATGCCGTCCAGCATGGCACGCAGTATCTGACCGATGACGATCTGCACGCCATCGCCCGCTATCTGCGTTCATTGCCAGCTCGGAAAGCCCCTGATCCTGTATGGAAGTATGACGCGGATACGGAAACCGCGCTGCGGCGCGGGGATGTCAGTGCTCGCGGAGCGCGGGTCTATGTCGATCACTGCGCAGCCTGTCATCGTGATGATGGACGCGGCTACCCTGCTGTTTTCCCGCCGCTCGCCGGAAATCCGGTGGTGATGGACGAGCAGCCGGACTCCCTGATCACGCTTCTCTTCAAGGGAGCGATCGTTCCTGCTTCACATAACGCGCCTTCCGCGTTCGTGATGCCGCCCTTTGCTCATGTGTTGTCAGAGCAGCAGATGGCGGATGTGCTGAGCTTTATTCGTGGCGCATGGGGGAACGAGGCTTCGGCGGTGGATGTGGGGACTGTGCGGAAGCTGGCGCCGAAAGGAAGTGATGCGGGTGGGGTGAAGATGCCGCTTAATTGA
- a CDS encoding GMC family oxidoreductase, translating to MTTKNADAIVVGAGWAGSILAKELTEAGLKVVMLERGPDRATAVEGAYPDSIDELRGAIRHRLFQDLSRTTVTIRNKIGQTALPYRQLSAFLPGEGVGGAGLHWSGVHFRAAPDDLALRSNVIARYGQKFIPEGMNLQDYGVTYDELEPFFDKAEKVFGTSGEAYKINGKVVGNGNVFAPSRSDDFPLPPLKDVYTANLFRKAASDAGYHPYSLPAANASRQYTNPYGAQMGPCNFCGYCSGYDCYMYSKASPNVNILPVLRKDPNFTLITRAHVMRVDLDSTKTRATGVTYLDLDSNKEVTITADLVVLGAFQFHNVHLMLLSGIGKPYDAQKNEGVVGRNFVYQTITTSRAWLPENQFTNQFIGTGGGGVAIDDFNSMNFDHGPHGFVGGSPVWVNQAGVKPIAASTIGGGKDAPRWGAGYKKALVETYRHAMAIDAHGSNMAYRDVFLDLDPTWKNTYGQPLLRMTFDWQDNDIRMNRYVVSQIEPIMKALGATKYELGMLEPGKPFDTRLYQTTHLGGGAVMGDDPNTSAINRYLQSWDVPNVFVIGSNAFPQGMGYNPTGMVAALAYWSAHHIRTTYLKSPGPLVRV from the coding sequence ATGACTACGAAGAACGCTGACGCCATTGTGGTCGGCGCGGGGTGGGCTGGATCGATTCTGGCCAAGGAGCTGACGGAAGCGGGACTGAAAGTCGTCATGCTGGAACGCGGCCCGGACCGTGCGACGGCGGTCGAGGGAGCCTATCCGGACTCCATCGACGAACTGCGCGGCGCAATCCGTCATAGGCTGTTTCAGGATCTGTCGCGTACGACCGTCACCATTCGCAACAAAATCGGTCAGACGGCGCTGCCGTACCGTCAGCTATCGGCATTTCTGCCGGGTGAGGGTGTGGGCGGCGCGGGACTGCACTGGTCTGGCGTGCATTTCCGTGCGGCTCCCGATGACCTTGCGCTGCGCAGCAATGTCATTGCCCGCTATGGCCAGAAATTCATTCCGGAAGGCATGAATCTTCAGGATTACGGCGTCACTTATGACGAACTGGAGCCGTTTTTCGACAAAGCCGAAAAGGTCTTCGGCACGTCCGGTGAGGCTTACAAGATCAACGGCAAGGTCGTCGGCAACGGCAACGTGTTCGCGCCGTCACGCTCCGACGATTTTCCACTGCCGCCACTGAAAGACGTTTATACGGCCAACCTTTTTCGCAAGGCGGCCAGTGATGCGGGATATCATCCCTATTCGCTGCCTGCCGCCAATGCCTCGCGGCAGTATACCAATCCGTATGGCGCGCAGATGGGGCCGTGCAACTTCTGCGGTTATTGCAGCGGTTATGACTGCTACATGTATTCCAAGGCCTCGCCGAACGTGAATATTCTTCCCGTGCTAAGGAAAGATCCGAATTTCACGCTGATTACGCGGGCGCATGTCATGCGGGTCGATCTCGACAGCACGAAGACGCGGGCGACGGGTGTGACCTACCTTGATCTTGATTCGAACAAGGAGGTGACGATCACGGCGGATCTAGTCGTACTCGGGGCTTTTCAGTTCCACAATGTGCATCTGATGCTGCTGTCGGGCATCGGCAAACCCTATGACGCACAAAAGAACGAGGGCGTGGTCGGACGCAATTTTGTCTATCAGACCATTACCACATCCCGTGCCTGGCTACCGGAAAACCAGTTTACCAACCAGTTCATCGGCACGGGCGGCGGCGGCGTGGCCATCGACGATTTCAACAGCATGAACTTCGATCACGGGCCGCATGGCTTTGTCGGTGGTTCGCCGGTCTGGGTCAATCAGGCTGGCGTCAAACCGATTGCCGCGTCCACGATCGGTGGCGGCAAGGACGCGCCACGTTGGGGGGCGGGCTACAAGAAGGCGTTGGTCGAGACCTATCGGCATGCGATGGCGATCGACGCGCATGGCAGCAACATGGCCTATCGCGATGTGTTTCTCGACCTTGACCCAACATGGAAGAACACCTACGGCCAGCCACTTCTACGCATGACGTTCGACTGGCAGGACAATGATATCCGCATGAACCGTTATGTGGTCAGTCAGATCGAGCCAATCATGAAGGCGCTGGGAGCCACCAAATACGAACTCGGCATGCTGGAACCCGGCAAGCCGTTCGACACACGCCTGTATCAGACGACCCACCTGGGTGGTGGCGCGGTGATGGGAGATGATCCCAATACCAGCGCGATCAACCGCTATCTACAGAGCTGGGACGTGCCGAATGTGTTCGTCATTGGCTCCAACGCCTTCCCGCAGGGAATGGGCTACAACCCGACCGGGATGGTCGCAGCACTCGCCTACTGGTCGGCGCATCATATCCGCACGACCTATCTGAAATCGCCCGGCCCGCTGGTGCGGGTATGA
- a CDS encoding alpha/beta hydrolase, producing MTTLDLVDAQQRETVASFPSFDPAQGDLRDFRRDLVEGTTALLQSASVDFEERSIPGPKDAPDVRVILFHPPKTSGTTAAILYIHGGGMIAGTSDMQAGLLSQRASETGALIVSVDYRLAPETPFPGGLEDVYAALVWLHDHANELGVDPDRIMVMGDSGGGCLAAATALLARDRGRIKLRAQLLIYPMLDLRTGSPDAPSDDLKTGEFLWTRAQNRHAWAAVRGDLATDDPRFGYLSPAFMNDLSELPATFILTGALDLFRDEDVTYAHRLWQASVPTELVVYANAVHGFDLLPSALAERARQDIVRAVRRML from the coding sequence ATGACTACTTTGGATCTGGTCGACGCACAGCAACGCGAAACGGTGGCTTCGTTTCCTTCCTTTGATCCTGCGCAGGGTGATCTGAGGGATTTCCGTCGCGATCTGGTCGAAGGAACAACAGCTCTCCTGCAATCCGCATCGGTCGATTTTGAGGAGCGGTCTATTCCCGGTCCCAAAGATGCGCCCGATGTTCGTGTCATCCTGTTTCACCCGCCCAAAACCAGCGGAACAACGGCTGCCATCCTCTATATTCATGGCGGCGGGATGATCGCTGGCACATCCGACATGCAGGCGGGACTGCTGAGCCAGCGGGCATCGGAAACAGGCGCACTGATCGTCTCCGTCGATTACCGACTGGCGCCAGAAACGCCCTTTCCGGGAGGTCTGGAAGATGTCTATGCCGCTCTGGTATGGCTGCATGACCATGCGAACGAACTGGGCGTCGATCCTGATCGCATCATGGTCATGGGAGACAGCGGCGGTGGCTGTCTTGCCGCTGCCACAGCGCTTCTGGCGCGTGACCGGGGCAGGATCAAACTGCGTGCGCAGCTCCTGATCTATCCAATGCTTGATCTGCGCACAGGCAGTCCAGACGCTCCTTCCGATGACCTCAAGACAGGCGAATTCCTCTGGACACGCGCCCAGAACCGCCATGCATGGGCTGCCGTGCGTGGAGATCTGGCGACTGACGATCCGAGGTTTGGCTATCTGTCTCCCGCTTTCATGAATGACCTGTCAGAACTACCCGCAACCTTCATTCTTACTGGCGCGCTCGACCTGTTTCGTGATGAAGACGTGACCTACGCCCATCGCCTGTGGCAGGCGAGCGTCCCGACCGAGCTAGTCGTCTATGCCAATGCCGTGCATGGCTTCGACCTGCTACCGTCCGCTCTTGCCGAGCGGGCCCGTCAGGATATTGTCCGGGCTGTACGCCGGATGCTGTAA